The sequence TTCAATTAATTCATTATTAATATTTTTATTTAAATATATAGAATGTGGAGTATTTAAATTTACATTTTCTAATAAGTTTTTTGATAAAATTCCCATTATATAATCTCCATTTCTTGTAAAATTTTTTCTATTTGTGAATTCAAAATTGAATTATCAGTACAAATTAGATTTTTATGATATGTAACTTTAGCATCTAAAATATAAGAATCTAATGCTCTATCTTTTAATGCGTCTCTACACTTTTTTTCCTCCTCTTTTGAATTTATTTTGTTAAGAAGAAAAAAAATCTTAACGTTTGTTTTCGATTGTAGCAATAAGCTTTTTAAAACTTGTTCCATATCTTTTGGAATTCTTTTCAGTTCATACTTTCCAGAAATAATAGGAACAACTACATATATTTCTCTATCGTTTGTTTTTAATAAATCAGTTAAAACATCAACATAATCATCTGTATCAACTACTATAAATTCCAATTCCTTTTTTCTATCAATAACAATTTCTTTTTTATTTACTCCAAACGGTTTGATAACTCCTTTCTTACTAATACTTCCTAATTCACAGGTAATAATATCTTGAGATGAAAAATTTTGATCATTTAATTCAGAAGTTAATAATTCTCCCTGTGCTAAATCAATTGCTTTAACTTTAACGTTAGCATTTTTTAAGTATAGTG comes from Cetobacterium somerae ATCC BAA-474 and encodes:
- a CDS encoding AAA family ATPase is translated as MIEIIVNAPKGGVGKTTISTNIALYLKNANVKVKAIDLAQGELLTSELNDQNFSSQDIITCELGSISKKGVIKPFGVNKKEIVIDRKKELEFIVVDTDDYVDVLTDLLKTNDREIYVVVPIISGKYELKRIPKDMEQVLKSLLLQSKTNVKIFFLLNKINSKEEEKKCRDALKDRALDSYILDAKVTYHKNLICTDNSILNSQIEKILQEMEII